One part of the Thermodesulfovibrio sp. 3462-1 genome encodes these proteins:
- a CDS encoding NYN domain-containing protein: MSKILIDGYNLIGIFHRDLKKARDELIQALIQYRNKKGHDITVVFDGYKEGPGKETVEYRAGVRIIYSGANEKADDIIKRILSTEKFSWIVITSDKEIEKAAWKENCVAVDSSVFFDILNGEEFYFEQKRGMTLSKKQKAILKAISKL, from the coding sequence ATGAGTAAAATTTTAATTGACGGATATAATCTTATCGGAATTTTTCACAGGGATTTAAAAAAAGCCAGAGATGAACTAATACAGGCACTTATTCAGTATCGCAACAAAAAAGGACATGACATTACCGTTGTCTTTGACGGATATAAAGAAGGACCTGGGAAAGAAACTGTGGAGTATCGTGCAGGAGTGAGAATAATTTACTCTGGAGCTAATGAAAAGGCTGATGATATAATAAAAAGAATACTTAGCACTGAAAAGTTTTCTTGGATTGTGATAACCTCTGATAAAGAAATAGAAAAAGCAGCATGGAAAGAAAACTGCGTTGCTGTTGATTCTTCAGTTTTTTTTGATATTCTTAATGGTGAAGAGTTTTATTTTGAGCAAAAAAGAGGTATGACTTTATCAAAAAAGCAGAAGGCAATACTAAAGGCAATATCAAAACTCTAA
- the coaBC gene encoding bifunctional phosphopantothenoylcysteine decarboxylase/phosphopantothenate--cysteine ligase CoaBC: MKDLLKNKKILIGITGSIAAYKVFEIIKLLKEAGAEVFPVMTEKATYFVTPLSIEISCGNRVLIDMFQEPLSHIELAKKCDLFLIAPATANLINKYACGIADDLLTTTLLAFRGPVIIAPAMNWRMYQAAQVQKSIDYLKSIGVEFIGPEQGSLACGEEGTGRLVRAEKIFEAVVSALTEKDLKGQHVLVTAGPTRGYLDVIRFITNRSSGKMGYALAKVAKRRGAKVTLISGPSNIEPPEVDKFFKVETTEEMLEKVMESINSATILLMAAAPIDFEPEKIFNTKIEKNSINSISLRLCPDILKEISKLKKKPFTIGFSAEAGLNTERAKIKFKEKALDMIVLNDIMKKNTGMESDTNEVIIIYKKRNKFFEENTSLLSKEEIASLILSKVKELMLEK; encoded by the coding sequence GTGAAGGATCTTTTAAAAAATAAAAAAATTCTTATAGGCATAACAGGAAGTATTGCAGCATACAAAGTTTTTGAAATCATCAAGCTTTTAAAAGAAGCAGGAGCAGAAGTCTTTCCTGTTATGACTGAAAAAGCAACTTATTTTGTTACACCTCTAAGCATTGAAATATCCTGTGGCAACAGAGTTTTGATTGATATGTTTCAGGAACCTCTCTCTCATATTGAGCTTGCAAAAAAATGCGATCTCTTTTTAATAGCACCAGCCACTGCAAATTTAATCAATAAATATGCCTGTGGAATTGCTGATGATCTTCTTACAACCACTCTTCTTGCTTTTCGTGGTCCTGTAATTATAGCTCCTGCAATGAACTGGAGAATGTATCAGGCTGCACAGGTTCAAAAAAGCATTGATTACTTAAAAAGCATAGGAGTTGAATTTATAGGACCTGAACAAGGATCTCTTGCCTGTGGTGAAGAAGGGACAGGAAGGCTTGTAAGAGCAGAAAAAATTTTTGAAGCAGTGGTTTCAGCTTTAACTGAAAAAGATTTAAAAGGACAGCATGTCCTTGTCACAGCAGGACCTACACGGGGATACCTTGATGTCATAAGATTTATAACGAACAGATCATCAGGTAAGATGGGTTATGCCCTGGCAAAAGTTGCAAAAAGAAGAGGTGCAAAAGTAACCCTTATAAGTGGTCCTTCAAATATTGAACCTCCAGAGGTGGATAAATTTTTCAAAGTTGAAACAACTGAGGAAATGCTTGAAAAAGTCATGGAAAGTATAAATTCTGCCACAATTCTTTTAATGGCGGCAGCACCAATTGATTTTGAACCTGAAAAGATTTTTAATACAAAAATTGAAAAAAACTCAATAAATTCCATATCCCTCAGGCTATGTCCTGATATACTTAAAGAGATTTCAAAGCTCAAGAAAAAGCCTTTTACAATAGGCTTTTCTGCTGAAGCAGGACTCAATACAGAAAGAGCAAAGATTAAGTTTAAGGAAAAAGCCCTTGATATGATTGTTTTGAATGATATAATGAAAAAAAACACAGGCATGGAATCTGATACTAATGAAGTAATAATTATTTATAAAAAAAGAAACAAATTTTTTGAAGAAAATACATCCCTGCTTTCAAAAGAAGAAATTGCCAGCCTAATTTTATCCAAAGTTAAGGAGTTAATGCTTGAAAAATAA
- the gmk gene encoding guanylate kinase: MMELYKRGNIFVISAPSGTGKTTLCERLLKALPDLKMSISHTTRKPRPGETNGVDYFFVDKKTFEEMISKEEFIEWAEVYGNFYGTSKNVISQLMKQGYDILLDIDTQGAKNIKKLYPESILIFILPPSMKELERRLLQRNEDKDTIKKRVSKAGEEISQYKLYDYIVINDNLEKALNELLCIVCAERLKTKRIKHNEIEKIFTK, translated from the coding sequence ATGATGGAACTTTATAAAAGAGGAAATATTTTTGTTATTTCTGCTCCTTCAGGCACAGGTAAAACAACATTATGTGAGAGACTGCTTAAGGCATTGCCTGATTTAAAAATGAGTATATCTCATACAACAAGAAAGCCAAGGCCTGGAGAGACAAATGGAGTTGATTATTTTTTTGTAGATAAAAAAACTTTTGAAGAAATGATATCTAAAGAAGAATTTATTGAATGGGCAGAGGTTTACGGAAATTTTTATGGAACATCAAAAAATGTTATATCTCAACTAATGAAACAGGGATATGACATACTGCTTGATATTGACACGCAGGGAGCAAAAAATATAAAAAAACTTTATCCTGAAAGTATTCTAATTTTTATTCTTCCACCTTCTATGAAAGAACTTGAGAGAAGACTTTTACAGAGAAATGAAGATAAGGATACAATAAAAAAGAGAGTGAGCAAAGCAGGAGAGGAAATCTCACAGTATAAACTTTATGACTACATTGTAATAAATGATAATCTTGAAAAAGCATTAAATGAACTGCTCTGCATAGTCTGTGCTGAAAGACTTAAAACAAAAAGAATAAAACATAATGAAATAGAAAAAATCTTTACAAAATAA
- a CDS encoding DUF167 domain-containing protein: MEIPLSKDKDGYTLKVIVKTGARTAGIEGIEGDVLKLKIKSQPHDGLANKELVEMLSEILNVPKSKVEIIKGKTSKHKVIKIKEN, encoded by the coding sequence ATGGAAATACCGTTATCAAAAGATAAAGATGGTTATACATTAAAAGTAATAGTCAAAACAGGAGCCAGAACTGCTGGAATAGAGGGAATTGAAGGAGATGTATTAAAACTGAAAATTAAATCTCAACCTCATGATGGATTAGCAAATAAAGAACTTGTTGAAATGCTTTCTGAGATATTGAATGTTCCAAAATCAAAAGTTGAAATAATCAAGGGTAAGACTTCAAAACATAAAGTTATTAAAATAAAGGAGAATTAG
- a CDS encoding oligosaccharide flippase family protein: protein MFKDISSVTLAFVYVNILGYVFHSAVSRSLGPAVYGEFMVLYSFMLTVGNITVLLGTVSIKTIIENYQSRFNFFNSLRLMGFVIGAVFALLVCAFSSYLKDFLHVTEYYYFFIIALAWLGMSLVAVERSFLQATGKFPLFAFSTAMELTLRLIAALVAIYVGLKVDGVLFSTVVGAFAVLIILLIINGNLTVKRAQLNIKKMLIIALYASPIGFFIYADNIFIKRILDEHTAGIYSAVSIVGKVLVWFILTTLGVYFPKFVEAKKSAFFKKLVFHMLAIVIVSEVMAQIACLLIGKPLFLLLFGTKFEPALKFLPIYFIALLPLLFNIVFISMAVALERYFYMIYAHLFLFYAGFLMFPLRSISDYLAYIFCINAFFVLLYLLRFKKELK from the coding sequence ATGTTTAAAGATATATCTTCTGTCACGCTTGCCTTTGTTTATGTGAATATTCTTGGATATGTTTTTCATTCTGCTGTAAGCCGAAGTCTTGGTCCAGCTGTTTATGGAGAGTTTATGGTTTTGTATTCTTTTATGTTAACAGTGGGAAATATTACAGTGCTTCTTGGAACTGTAAGCATCAAAACTATAATTGAAAACTATCAAAGTAGATTTAACTTTTTTAATTCATTAAGATTAATGGGATTTGTAATTGGTGCAGTATTTGCTCTTTTAGTGTGTGCTTTCTCATCTTATCTTAAGGATTTTCTACATGTAACTGAATACTACTACTTCTTTATAATTGCTTTAGCATGGCTTGGAATGTCTTTAGTTGCTGTGGAAAGAAGCTTTCTTCAGGCAACTGGTAAATTCCCTCTCTTTGCCTTCTCTACAGCAATGGAGCTAACACTTAGATTAATTGCAGCATTAGTAGCAATTTATGTAGGGTTAAAAGTGGATGGAGTCCTTTTTTCTACAGTTGTTGGAGCATTTGCTGTATTAATAATTCTTCTTATAATAAATGGAAATCTTACAGTCAAAAGAGCACAATTAAATATAAAGAAAATGTTAATCATAGCTCTTTATGCTTCTCCTATTGGTTTTTTTATCTATGCAGATAACATATTTATAAAAAGAATACTTGATGAGCATACTGCAGGAATTTACTCAGCAGTATCAATTGTTGGAAAAGTGCTTGTATGGTTTATTTTAACAACTCTTGGCGTTTATTTCCCGAAATTTGTAGAAGCAAAAAAATCAGCATTTTTTAAAAAACTGGTATTTCATATGTTAGCAATAGTAATTGTCTCTGAAGTAATGGCTCAAATAGCCTGCCTTTTAATTGGTAAACCCTTATTTTTACTGCTTTTTGGAACGAAGTTTGAACCAGCTTTAAAATTCCTTCCCATTTATTTTATTGCTTTACTACCTCTTCTTTTCAACATAGTTTTTATCAGTATGGCAGTAGCCTTAGAGCGATATTTTTACATGATTTATGCGCATCTTTTTCTATTTTATGCAGGATTTCTTATGTTTCCCTTGAGAAGCATTTCTGATTATTTAGCTTACATTTTTTGCATAAATGCCTTTTTTGTTTTATTATATTTATTGAGATTTAAAAAGGAGTTAAAATGA
- a CDS encoding DUF370 domain-containing protein codes for MSFINIGFGNIVSLSRIVAVVNPNSSPMKRMKEEAKKRGKLIDATEGRKTRSIIITDSDHIILSALQVETIFQRINEANTVNDGTL; via the coding sequence ATGAGTTTCATAAACATAGGTTTTGGCAATATAGTGTCTTTATCAAGAATTGTTGCAGTGGTGAATCCTAACTCTTCGCCTATGAAAAGAATGAAAGAGGAAGCAAAAAAAAGAGGGAAACTTATTGATGCAACTGAAGGAAGAAAAACCCGTTCAATTATAATTACTGATAGTGACCATATCATACTCAGTGCCTTACAGGTTGAAACAATTTTCCAAAGAATTAATGAAGCAAACACGGTGAATGATGGAACTTTATAA
- the rpoZ gene encoding DNA-directed RNA polymerase subunit omega, with product MEKKEQTLDIISLPIEIDRTKIDSRYRLVLIAAQRAAELSLGATSKLDKKAKKVTTTAILEVLLNKVEYITGEEALKAKEKINQIDVKKLLEDKRKTIPDLSELEKDLKVYLHGKESAEKLLEELFSEQPEQHSDEQE from the coding sequence ATGGAAAAAAAAGAACAAACTCTTGATATTATCTCTCTACCAATAGAAATTGACAGGACAAAAATTGATTCAAGATATCGTCTTGTGCTTATAGCAGCTCAAAGAGCTGCTGAACTTTCTCTTGGTGCTACATCAAAATTAGATAAAAAGGCAAAAAAAGTTACGACCACAGCAATTCTTGAGGTTTTATTAAACAAAGTAGAGTACATTACAGGTGAAGAAGCGTTGAAAGCCAAAGAAAAGATTAATCAGATTGATGTTAAAAAACTTCTTGAAGACAAAAGAAAAACAATTCCTGACCTCAGCGAACTTGAAAAGGATCTTAAAGTTTACTTACACGGTAAGGAATCTGCTGAAAAATTGCTTGAAGAATTATTTTCAGAACAACCAGAACAGCATTCTGATGAACAAGAATGA
- a CDS encoding polyprenol monophosphomannose synthase — protein MNVLVILPTYNEAENVEKLIPRLLEHEVDILFIDDASKDNTAEKIKKWIKQSERVNLIQRPAKLGLGTAYVTGFKWALNRHYDCIFEMDADLSHDPGDIPKFIEKCNEGYDLVIGSRYTRGTISVVGWDFRRLLLSKFANKYAITILGLKFLTDVTSGYRCYQRRVLEVIELDSIKSNGYAFQIEMIYRAYKLGFKITEIPIIFYERNSGSSKMSKKIVREAAIMVWRLRFGK, from the coding sequence ATGAATGTCCTCGTAATTCTGCCAACATACAATGAAGCGGAAAATGTAGAAAAATTGATTCCAAGACTGCTTGAGCATGAAGTGGATATTCTTTTTATTGATGATGCATCTAAGGATAATACAGCGGAAAAAATAAAAAAGTGGATAAAACAGTCCGAGAGAGTGAACTTAATACAGAGACCTGCAAAACTCGGACTTGGAACAGCTTATGTAACAGGCTTTAAGTGGGCTTTAAACAGGCATTATGACTGTATATTTGAAATGGATGCAGACCTATCCCATGACCCTGGTGATATTCCAAAATTCATAGAAAAATGCAATGAAGGATATGACCTTGTAATTGGCTCAAGATACACTCGTGGTACAATAAGCGTTGTAGGATGGGATTTTCGAAGGCTGCTGCTTTCAAAATTTGCCAATAAGTATGCCATAACAATATTGGGACTCAAATTTCTCACCGATGTAACAAGCGGATATCGCTGTTACCAGAGGAGAGTGCTTGAAGTTATAGAGCTTGACAGTATTAAATCAAATGGCTATGCCTTTCAGATAGAAATGATTTATAGAGCCTATAAACTGGGGTTTAAAATTACCGAAATCCCAATAATTTTTTATGAAAGAAACAGTGGCTCCTCAAAGATGAGTAAAAAAATCGTCAGAGAAGCAGCAATCATGGTGTGGAGATTGAGATTTGGTAAATAA
- a CDS encoding methyltransferase domain-containing protein, whose translation MNKKQKGYQDHIVSEHKVFESFLKSKIKFNRIQKFYQGIKVRIINLNLIPNIKSAKKILDIGCGEAETLKFIRQHINSDAEFYGVDLEKNKNLPPFVNFYEVDIEEQKLPFEDDYFDIVISTFLLEHLQNPQQFFFETNRVLKKAGHFYCVTENYTSVFLPGRFNFFSDPTHVRPWTKKSLKALAEMSGFKVLKIGHFRPVEYFLLIPFVPILSLIFGSECFIVIYEVFFGKSIYCLLRKP comes from the coding sequence ATGAATAAAAAGCAAAAAGGATATCAGGATCATATTGTAAGTGAGCATAAAGTATTTGAAAGCTTTCTTAAAAGCAAAATAAAATTCAACAGAATTCAAAAGTTTTATCAGGGAATAAAAGTCAGAATTATCAATCTGAACCTGATTCCTAATATTAAATCTGCAAAGAAAATTTTAGATATCGGATGTGGTGAGGCAGAAACCTTAAAATTTATAAGACAACATATTAACTCTGATGCTGAGTTTTACGGTGTGGATTTAGAAAAAAACAAGAATCTACCTCCTTTTGTTAACTTTTATGAAGTTGATATAGAAGAACAAAAACTTCCCTTTGAAGATGATTATTTTGATATAGTTATTTCTACATTTTTATTAGAACATTTACAAAATCCACAACAATTTTTCTTTGAAACTAATAGAGTTTTAAAAAAGGCAGGTCATTTCTACTGTGTTACTGAAAATTACACTTCAGTTTTTTTACCAGGTAGATTCAATTTTTTCTCTGATCCAACCCATGTAAGACCCTGGACAAAAAAAAGTCTAAAAGCTCTTGCTGAGATGTCAGGGTTTAAAGTATTAAAAATTGGTCACTTTAGACCTGTAGAGTATTTTCTTCTTATTCCATTTGTGCCTATTCTAAGCCTGATTTTTGGTTCAGAATGCTTCATAGTGATTTATGAAGTATTTTTTGGAAAAAGTATTTATTGTCTTCTGAGGAAACCTTGA
- a CDS encoding phosphatase PAP2 family protein produces MIKRLFRLQPAFQLNIVFFTFLCLILLIFSDRLPSFNFFIIYASIVIFQIFLCKVPENAFLSFIKNIGLPVFSVLIAFDTIGELIAYINPKDIDAVLLKFDYSILGFYPYVYFDKIANPALTELMQLSYCFYYILPFMIGIYLIKNGNKQEFYRALFLVLFCYYLSYIGYMLFPALGPRYSIPHMFQNELNGLFLAHKIKDLLNSLEGIKRDAFPSGHVAVSLVVLILMLKYSKKLFLLSFIPVIFLIISTIYCRYHYFTDVLGGILLTVVTLLVGNLYYSFWLSKNGNTVIKR; encoded by the coding sequence ATGATAAAGAGACTGTTCAGGCTTCAACCAGCATTTCAACTAAATATTGTTTTTTTTACATTTCTGTGCCTGATCTTGCTTATTTTTTCAGACAGACTGCCTTCTTTCAATTTTTTTATAATTTATGCCTCCATAGTTATATTCCAGATTTTTCTTTGTAAAGTTCCAGAAAATGCCTTTCTTTCTTTCATAAAAAACATCGGATTGCCTGTTTTTTCTGTTTTAATAGCCTTTGATACAATTGGGGAGCTTATTGCTTACATAAATCCAAAAGATATTGATGCAGTATTGCTTAAATTTGATTATTCAATCTTAGGATTCTATCCCTATGTGTATTTTGATAAAATAGCAAATCCTGCATTAACTGAATTAATGCAGCTTTCCTATTGTTTTTATTATATTCTGCCCTTTATGATTGGGATTTATCTAATTAAGAACGGAAATAAACAAGAATTTTATAGAGCCCTCTTTCTTGTGCTTTTCTGTTATTATCTTTCCTATATTGGATATATGCTATTTCCAGCACTTGGTCCAAGATATAGCATTCCTCATATGTTTCAAAATGAATTAAATGGATTATTTCTGGCTCATAAAATTAAAGATTTGCTGAACTCCCTTGAAGGGATAAAAAGAGATGCCTTTCCAAGCGGACATGTGGCTGTGTCATTGGTTGTATTAATTTTAATGTTAAAATATTCAAAAAAGCTATTCCTGCTGAGTTTTATTCCTGTGATATTTTTGATAATCTCCACAATATACTGTAGATATCACTATTTTACAGATGTTTTAGGAGGAATTTTACTCACAGTTGTAACTTTGCTTGTAGGTAATTTATACTATAGTTTTTGGTTATCAAAAAATGGAAATACCGTTATCAAAAGATAA
- a CDS encoding DHA2 family efflux MFS transporter permease subunit, with protein sequence MKRFWIVLTVMLPTFIEILDTTINNVALRHIQGSLSAGVDESTWIITSYLVSNAIVIPMAGWLSRIFGRKNYLIFSIALFTISSFLCGISWSLTSLIFFRVLQGIGGGGLQPLSQSILLEIFPKEKYGTAMAIYGMGIIMAPILGPIAGGWIADNFSWRWIYYINIPVGIVSILMTYLVIEDPPYLKREKLRIDYPGIIFLALGIGCLQIVLDKGEREDWFDSKFIIILSIISLVSLVLLIWWELKKAEHPVVNFRLFKDKNFFFGNLVMFFTFVNLFGSIILLPIYVQNLMGYTAFLAGLVLGPAGIVQLIAFPLSGKISDKINPKIPLAFGIIMCAYSTHIMSLFNLQAGFWDFVYPRAVLALGMAFVITPLAVMTVAYIPKEKMQDATPLSAVIRNIGGSVGTAIVTTIVSQRAQFHQFRLIENLTPYDIPYQIAVEKLNEYLQPRTLLPPEGAIYRELIRQAQAIAFNEAFWILSVGMLSMLVTIMFFRRPTYKKKGGTHDAIH encoded by the coding sequence ATGAAACGGTTCTGGATAGTTCTCACAGTAATGCTGCCAACTTTTATTGAAATTCTTGACACTACTATAAATAATGTTGCATTGAGACACATTCAGGGAAGCCTCTCAGCAGGCGTTGATGAATCAACATGGATAATCACTTCCTATCTTGTATCAAATGCAATAGTTATTCCAATGGCTGGATGGTTAAGCAGGATTTTTGGAAGAAAGAATTATCTTATTTTTTCAATAGCTCTTTTTACAATTTCTTCCTTTTTATGTGGAATATCGTGGAGTCTTACATCTCTTATATTTTTTAGAGTTCTTCAAGGAATTGGTGGAGGAGGACTACAGCCTCTGAGTCAGAGCATACTTCTTGAGATTTTTCCAAAAGAAAAATACGGCACAGCAATGGCAATTTATGGAATGGGTATAATTATGGCACCAATTCTTGGTCCAATAGCAGGTGGATGGATTGCTGATAATTTTTCATGGAGGTGGATATATTACATAAACATTCCAGTTGGTATTGTATCCATTCTGATGACATATCTTGTGATAGAGGATCCTCCATATTTAAAGAGAGAAAAGCTTCGTATTGATTATCCTGGAATTATATTTTTAGCTCTCGGCATTGGATGTCTTCAGATAGTTCTTGATAAAGGTGAAAGAGAAGATTGGTTTGACTCAAAATTTATTATCATTTTATCAATCATAAGTCTTGTAAGCTTAGTATTGTTAATTTGGTGGGAGCTTAAGAAAGCAGAGCATCCTGTTGTTAATTTCAGGCTTTTTAAAGATAAAAATTTCTTTTTTGGCAACTTAGTGATGTTTTTTACCTTTGTAAATCTTTTTGGAAGCATTATTCTTTTGCCAATTTATGTTCAAAATTTAATGGGATATACAGCATTCTTGGCAGGACTGGTTTTAGGACCAGCAGGAATAGTCCAGCTTATAGCTTTTCCACTAAGTGGTAAAATATCAGATAAAATCAATCCAAAAATTCCTCTTGCCTTTGGAATTATAATGTGTGCATATTCAACCCATATTATGAGTTTATTCAATCTTCAGGCAGGGTTTTGGGATTTTGTATATCCAAGAGCTGTTCTTGCCCTGGGTATGGCTTTTGTTATAACTCCTCTGGCAGTAATGACAGTAGCCTATATTCCAAAAGAAAAAATGCAGGATGCAACACCATTGAGTGCAGTGATAAGAAACATTGGAGGATCTGTTGGAACAGCAATCGTTACAACAATTGTATCTCAGAGAGCTCAGTTTCATCAGTTCAGACTTATAGAAAATCTCACTCCCTATGACATTCCCTATCAGATAGCTGTGGAAAAACTGAATGAGTATCTTCAGCCAAGAACGCTACTGCCACCTGAAGGAGCAATTTATAGAGAACTCATAAGGCAGGCTCAGGCAATTGCTTTTAATGAAGCCTTCTGGATACTCAGTGTTGGAATGCTTTCAATGCTTGTAACAATTATGTTTTTCCGGAGACCAACTTATAAAAAGAAAGGAGGTACCCATGATGCAATCCATTAA
- a CDS encoding Xaa-Pro peptidase family protein, with protein MKNKYENRIKKVFDKISSNSEAFLITNLKNIRYLTGFRGNFAVTLLTPQGCFLFVDFRYVEQAKKEAVAEVVFFKDSWINAVMKFIKDFDIKRLSFEVTCPFETFHKLSSIKIEVVPQYYIVEHLRAVKEQEEIDKIKVAVKIAEEAFLETKHFVREGISEKTIARALENEIKKYSDTLPFPVIVASGANSSMPHWRNSDKTLNYGDFVIIDWGAEYEGYFSDMTRTFIIGNADNKKKEIYEIVNKARQEAIMACKAGMLAKDIDHAARNLIKQSGYEENFGHATGHGVGLDVHEFPKINHQSEEIIEPGMVFTVEPGIYMEGFGGVRIEDMVVVKGNSVEILTTLSRDLEIL; from the coding sequence TTGAAAAATAAATATGAAAATAGGATCAAAAAGGTTTTTGACAAAATTAGTTCAAACTCTGAGGCATTTTTAATAACCAATCTTAAAAATATAAGATATTTAACTGGCTTCAGAGGAAATTTTGCAGTAACGCTTTTAACTCCTCAGGGATGCTTTCTTTTTGTTGACTTTCGGTATGTGGAGCAGGCAAAGAAAGAAGCTGTGGCTGAAGTTGTTTTTTTTAAAGACTCCTGGATTAATGCTGTGATGAAATTTATTAAAGATTTCGATATAAAAAGGCTTTCCTTTGAAGTTACCTGTCCCTTCGAGACTTTTCACAAACTAAGCAGCATTAAAATTGAAGTTGTTCCCCAGTACTATATTGTTGAGCATTTGAGAGCAGTTAAAGAACAAGAGGAAATTGACAAAATCAAAGTAGCAGTTAAAATTGCTGAAGAAGCTTTTTTAGAAACTAAACATTTTGTAAGAGAAGGTATTTCAGAAAAAACAATAGCAAGAGCTCTTGAAAATGAGATAAAAAAATACAGTGATACTTTACCTTTTCCTGTGATTGTAGCATCTGGAGCCAATTCTTCAATGCCACACTGGCGAAACTCTGACAAAACACTAAATTATGGTGATTTTGTTATAATTGATTGGGGCGCTGAGTATGAAGGTTATTTTTCTGATATGACAAGAACATTTATAATAGGAAATGCTGATAATAAAAAGAAAGAGATTTATGAAATAGTAAATAAGGCTAGGCAGGAAGCAATCATGGCATGTAAGGCAGGAATGCTTGCAAAAGATATTGACCATGCAGCAAGAAATCTGATAAAACAATCAGGTTATGAAGAAAATTTCGGGCATGCTACAGGTCATGGAGTTGGGCTTGATGTTCATGAATTTCCAAAGATAAATCATCAATCTGAAGAAATAATTGAGCCTGGCATGGTTTTTACTGTAGAGCCTGGAATTTATATGGAAGGCTTTGGAGGAGTGAGAATAGAAGATATGGTCGTTGTAAAAGGGAATTCAGTAGAAATTTTGACAACACTTTCAAGAGATTTAGAAATTTTATAG
- a CDS encoding YicC/YloC family endoribonuclease: MIESLTGYGFSEKGTFRVEAKSLNHRFLEINLKLPQILSKHEIEIRNLIMKKFHRGKIDVTVTINQKEKTGRVYLNKNLAKQLYEAFIDLKKELSILGSIDISMFSNFRELFIYEEQQPDVNTLMLTVSEALESLHEMRKKEGQIIKQTLTEIADNLEKDIATLESFVDLGYNNYINSLKNRVKQLITENNLDEKRILEQIILYAQKTDIKEEVDRLQSHIIQFKENIMKGGNVGKKLDFLLQEMNREINTVLAKTEDFQVKTLAIEIKTNIERLKEQIQNIQ, from the coding sequence TTGATAGAAAGTCTTACAGGATACGGATTTTCTGAAAAAGGAACATTCAGAGTAGAGGCAAAATCTTTAAATCACAGGTTTCTTGAGATAAATTTAAAACTGCCTCAAATACTCTCAAAACATGAAATTGAAATCAGAAATCTTATAATGAAAAAATTTCACAGAGGCAAAATAGATGTTACTGTAACGATCAATCAGAAAGAAAAAACAGGCAGGGTTTATCTCAATAAAAATCTTGCAAAGCAGCTTTATGAAGCATTTATTGACTTAAAAAAAGAGTTAAGCATTTTAGGCTCTATTGATATTTCAATGTTTTCAAACTTCAGAGAACTTTTTATATATGAAGAACAACAGCCTGATGTAAATACCCTTATGCTTACCGTATCAGAGGCTCTTGAATCACTTCATGAGATGAGAAAAAAAGAAGGACAGATAATTAAACAAACTTTAACAGAAATTGCTGATAATCTTGAAAAGGATATAGCAACTTTAGAGAGTTTTGTGGATTTAGGTTATAATAATTATATTAACTCTTTGAAAAATAGAGTAAAACAGTTGATAACTGAAAACAACCTTGATGAAAAACGGATCTTAGAGCAGATTATTTTATATGCCCAGAAGACAGATATCAAGGAGGAAGTTGATAGACTTCAGAGTCATATTATTCAGTTTAAAGAAAATATCATGAAAGGTGGCAATGTGGGGAAAAAACTGGATTTTTTACTTCAGGAAATGAACAGAGAAATAAATACAGTGCTGGCAAAAACAGAAGATTTTCAGGTCAAAACTCTTGCGATTGAGATAAAAACAAACATTGAAAGACTTAAAGAACAGATTCAGAATATCCAATGA